A stretch of the Vigna radiata var. radiata cultivar VC1973A chromosome 7, Vradiata_ver6, whole genome shotgun sequence genome encodes the following:
- the LOC106767500 gene encoding uncharacterized protein LOC106767500, producing the protein MDEVMRKLRNSGPSSSGGSRQQETTQAPIYSAVLPPTTTTTPTSAPNKWDNVFRHLKPVTVQLPEEYECLKTFTFEGVTGTDDFPDDKLRGRKAIRLIPLEDNEVCRLGKELFQRINYSISQYHLGVIFLLAFQLKTAGDGKTERMFPAFDELGIPEDIDYFLVDRSGRSDGGYVTTVHESGEIYENAAAYSFLACSILKYFVRSVDNFSNSLQHIQSGFRKFYARDFPLGAINIRRDTISMIHNHFSNSELLKNTLYRFLYNANHRGMVCDIQSFIYDKDLTHTGIHAVPIAFTICVALQCSAYELLAAIYARRFQPQIKALLTAFQLLVEKERHRRQMWKYARIFDHTFLLPLQTMRYPKFTFILACILKNESPAVYPRILELKQYEEIPQRDRERLETGTRLHMTALKNSLALKERYDLMPKVLDYLYNPSHNFH; encoded by the coding sequence ATGGATGAAGTCATGAGAAAACTGAGAAACAGTGGTCCGTCTAGCTCTGGGGGATCACGGCAACAGGAAACCACCCAAGCTCCGATTTACTCTGCGGTCCTGCcaccaacaaccaccaccaccccaACATCTGCACCAAATAAATGGGATAACGTATTCAGGCACCTTAAGCCTGTAACAGTTCAGTTACCAGAGGAGTACGAATGTCTTAAGACGTTTACCTTCGAAGGAGTGACTGGAACCGATGACTTTCCGGATGACAAACTCCGAGGACGAAAAGCCATTCGACTGATTCCGTTAGAAGACAACGAAGTTTGCCGACTTGGTAAGGAGCTTTTTCAGCGTATTAATTACTCTATCTCACAATATCATCTaggtgttatttttcttttggccTTTCAACTCAAAACTGCTGGAGATGGAAAAACGGAGAGAATGTTCCCAGCCTTCGATGAATTAGGAATTCCTGAAGATATCGATTACTTCTTAGTAGATCGATCTGGACGGTCTGATGGTGGTTATGTAACAACTGTCCACGAATCTGgagaaatatatgaaaatgcTGCGGCTTATTCATTCTTGGCCTGTTCTATCCTGAAATATTTTGTCCGATCGGTTGATAACTTTTCCAATTCTCTCCAACACATTCAAAGCGGTTTTCGTAAGTTTTATGCTAGAGATTTCCCTCTTGGAGCTATCAATATTCGACGGGATACCATTTCTATGATTCATAATCATTTCTCAAACTCTGAGCTTCTGAAAAACACTCTTTATAGGTTTTTGTACAATGCAAATCATAGAGGAATGGTCTGTGATATACAGAGTTTTATATATGATAAGGATTTAACCCACACCGGTATTCATGCGGTTCCCATTGCCTTCACAATCTGTGTAGCTTTGCAATGTTCAGCATATGAACTCCTAGCAGCAATATACGCCAGAAGGTTTCAGCCTCAGATAAAAGCCCTTTTAACTGCCTTCCAACTTCTTGTTGAAAAGGAAAGGCATCGCAGACAAATGTGGAAGTATGCAAGGATATTTGATCATACCTTTCTCTTACCATTACAAACCATGAGATACCCAAAATTCACATTCATTCTTGCATGTATCTTGAAAAATGAGAGCCCAGCTGTCTACCCTCGAATCTTGGAATTAAAGCAATATGAGGAAATTCCTCAAAGGGACAGGGAGAGGTTGGAAACTGGAACAAGATTGCACATGACTGCTTTGAAGAATTCTTTAGCATTAAAAGAACGTTACGATTTAATGCCTAAAGTATTGGATTACTTGTATAATCCAAGtcataattttcactaa
- the LOC106768942 gene encoding geranylgeranyl transferase type-2 subunit beta 1 isoform X2 gives MAELATEKHVRYILSVEKRKDNFESVVMEHLRMSGAYWGLTALDLLGKLDSVDVDEVTSWLLSCQHESGGFGGNIGHDPHILYTLSAVQVLALFDKMDVIDVDKVTNYIVSLQNEDGSFSGDMWGEVDTRFSYIAICCLSILHRLDKINVEKAVKYIISCKNMDGGFGCTPGGESHAGQIFCCVGALAITGSLDLVDKDLLGWWLCERQVKSGGLNGRPEKLPDVCYSWWVLSSLTMIDRVHWISKEKLIRFILDCQKMVGFQTGQMMPWIYFTHSSGWQDFHFLNIQE, from the exons ATGGCAGAGCTGGCAACTGAGAAACATGTTCGCTACATATTATCAGTTGAAAAG AGGAAAGATAATTTTGAATCTGTGGTAATGGAGCATCTAAGAATGAGTGGGGCATACTGGGGATTGACTGCTCTGGATCTTCTGGGAAAGCTTGATAGTGTTGATGTTGATGAGGTTACTTCATGGTTGCTGAGTTGTCAACATGAGTCAG GGGGATTTGGTGGAAATATTGGTCATGATCCGCACATCCTCTATACACTAAGTGCCGTGCAGGTGTTGGCTCTCTTTGATAAGATGGATGTTATTGATGTAGATAAGGTGACAAATT ATATTGTCAGCCTGCAAAATGAAGATGGATCCTTTTCAGGGGATATGTGGGGTGAAGTTGATACACG GTTCTCATATATTGCTATTTGTTGCTTATCAATATTACATCGGTTGGATAAAATCAATGTGGAGAAAGCTGTGAAGTACATTATAAGTTGCAAAAATATGGATGGTGGTTTTGGTTGCACCCCCGGCGGGGAATCTCATGCTGGTCAAA TTTTCTGTTGTGTGGGAGCCCTTGCCATAACGGGGTCACTAGATCTTGTTGATAAGGACCTACTAGGTTGGTGGTTATGTGAGCGACAGGTTAAATCTGGAGGTCTGAATGGGCGTCCTGAGAAACTTCCTGAT GTCTGCTACTCGTGGTGGGTTCTTTCTAGCCTGACCATGATTGATAGAGTTCATTGGATCAGTAAGGAGAAGCTTATAAGGTTTATCCTAGACTGCCAG AAAATGGTGGGATTTCAGACAGGCCAGATGATGCCGTGGATATATTTCACACATTCTTCGGGGTGGCAG gaCTTTCACTTCTTGAATATCCAGGAGTGA
- the LOC106768941 gene encoding berberine bridge enzyme-like 8 → MLVSAILPFLSIFLLMAASDPVEDAILQCLSLHSDPSYPISSVTYFPNTTLYIPILQSYIRNLRFTSSTTPKPLFIVAPTHISHIQASIICCKSFQLQIRIRSGGHDYDGLSYVSRSPFAIMDMFMMRSVDVNLEDETVWVDSGSTIGELYHAIAGRSKVYGFPAGVCHSVGVGGHFSGGGYGNMMRKFGLSVDHVLDAVIVDAEGRVLDRKKMGEDLFWGIRGGGGASFGVIVSWKIKLVPVPEVVTVFRVQKTLEQGATDVVHRWQYVAGNIHDGLFIRVVLSAVKRKGQKTIRAKFNALFLGNAQDLVRVMSDSFPELGLVGEDCIEMSWIDSVLFWDNFPVGTSVDVLLQRHDTPEKFLKKKSDYVQQPISKTELEGLWSKMMELEKPVLTLNPYGGRMGEISEMEVPFPHRAGNLYKIQYSVNWKEEGENVGNRYLDLIRRLYDYMTPYVSKSPRSSYLNYRDVDIGVNGPGNATYEEARVWGEKYFKRNFDRLVEVKTKVDPSNFFRYEQSIPSLAATFSLGIMSE, encoded by the coding sequence ATGCTTGTTTCTGCAATCTTAccttttctctcaatctttctTCTAATGGCGGCCTCAGATCCTGTTGAAGACGCCATTCTGCAATGTCTCTCTCTTCATTCGGACCCTTCCTATCCAATCTCCTCTGTCACCTATTTCCCCAACACCACCTTGTACATTCCCATCTTGCAATCCTACATCAGAAACCTCAGATTCACTTCTTCCACTACTCCTAAACCATTGTTCATCGTTGCCCCAACTCACATCTCCCACATCCAAGCCTCCATCATCTGCTGCAAAAGTTTCCAACTTCAGATCAGGATAAGAAGTGGGGGCCATGACTATGATGGTCTTTCCTACGTGTCGCGGTCCCCGTTTGCGATCATGGACATGTTCATGATGAGATCAGTGGATGTCAACTTGGAGGATGAGACTGTGTGGGTTGACTCCGGGTCAACGATTGGTGAACTTTATCATGCGATTGCTGGGAGGAGTAAGGTGTATGGTTTCCCAGCTGGGGTGTGTCACAGTGTTGGTGTTGGAGGACACTTCAGTGGGGGAGGGTATGGGAACATGATGAGAAAATTTGGTCTTTCTGTGGATCATGTTTTGGATGCTGTGATTGTGGATGCTGAAGGGAGAGTCTTGGACAGGAAGAAAATGGGGGAGGATCTTTTCTGGGGGATTAGAGGAGGTGGGGGTGCTAGCTTTGGGGTCATTGTGTCGTGGAAAATCAAGCTGGTTCCTGTCCCTGAGGTTGTCACAGTTTTTAGAGTTCAAAAAACATTGGAACAAGGGGCTACTGATGTTGTTCATCGATGGCAGTATGTTGCCGGTAACATACATGATGGATTGTTTATTAGAGTGGTTCTTAGTGCTGTCAAAAGGAAGGGTCAGAAGACAATCAGAGCCAAGTTCAATGCCTTGTTTCTTGGAAATGCACAAGATTTGGTTCGTGTGATGAGTGATAGCTTCCCTGAATTGGGTTTGGTTGGTGAAGACTGCATTGAAATGAGTTGGATCGATTCGGTGTTGTTTTGGGACAACTTTCCAGTGGGAACTTCGGTTGATGTTCTGCTTCAAAGGCATGATACACCTGAGAAATTCTTGAAGAAGAAATCAGATTATGTGCAGCAACCCATTTCCAAAACTGAGCTTGAAGGTTTATGGAGTAAAATGATGGAGCTAGAAAAACCTGTTCTCACACTGAACCCCTATGGTGGGAGAATGGGTGAGATTTCTGAGATGGAAGTACCGTTTCCACATAGGGCTGGTAACTTATACAAAATTCAGTATTCTGTGAATTGGAAAGAGGAGGGTGAAAATGTTGGTAACAGATATTTGGATCTGATTCGGAGGCTCTATGATTATATGACTCCTTATGTGTCAAAGTCACCCAGAAGTTCATATCTGAACTATAGAGATGTTGATATAGGGGTTAATGGACCTGGAAATGCTACTTATGAAGAGGCTAGAGTTTGGGGTGAGAAGTATTTCAAAAGAAACTTTGATAGATTGGTAGAGGTAAAGACAAAGGTAGATCCAAGCAATTTTTTCAGATATGAACAGAGTATACCATCCCTTGCAGCAACATTTAGTCTTGGGATAATGTCAGAATAG
- the LOC106769466 gene encoding probable ribose-5-phosphate isomerase 2 — MAIPYPHFIATENAAMDAGILLPSSPSVVFTQDDIKKIAAYKAVEYVESGMVIGLGTGSTAKLAVDRIGELLRQGKLKDIVGIPTSKITHEQALSLGIPLSDLDSHPVVDLAIDGADEVDPFLNLVKGRGGYLLREKMVESACKKFIVVVDESKLVNYIGGSGLAMPVEVIQFCWKFTAERLRRLFEEAGCVAKLRTFGEKEEPFVTDNGNFIVDLYFERSIGDLKAASVAILQLAGVVEHGMFLDMATTVIVAGELGLTVKNK; from the coding sequence ATGGCCATTCCCTACCCGCATTTCATCGCCACCGAGAACGCCGCCATGGACGCCGGCATCCTCCTCCCTTCCTCCCCCTCCGTCGTCTTCACCCAAGATGACATCAAGAAGATCGCAGCCTACAAGGCCGTTGAGTACGTCGAATCCGGCATGGTTATCGGCCTCGGCACAGGCTCCACCGCCAAGCTCGCCGTGGACCGCATAGGAGAACTTCTCCGACAGGGCAAACTCAAAGACATTGTCGGAATCCCCACCTCCAAGATAACACACGAACAGGCACTCTCCCTTGGGATTCCCCTGTCCGATCTCGACTCCCACCCCGTCGTCGATCTGGCCATCGACGGTGCCGACGAGGTTGACCCTTTCCTCAACCTCGTAAAGGGTCGCGGTGGCTACCTCCTTAGGGAGAAGATGGTGGAGAGCGCATGCAAGAagtttattgttgttgttgacgAGTCCAAGCTCGTGAACTATATAGGGGGGAGTGGATTGGCCATGCCCGTTGAGGTTATTCAATTTTGTTGGAAGTTCACTGCTGAGAGGTTACGCAGGCTGTTTGAGGAGGCTGGGTGTGTTGCAAAGCTTAGAACTTTCGGGGAGAAGGAGGAACCCTTTGTCACGGACAATGGGAACTTCATCGTTGATTTGTATTTCGAGAGGAGTATCGGGGATTTGAAGGCTGCGAGTGTCGCAATTCTGCAGCTTGCTGGTGTGGTGGAGCATGGCATGTTTCTGGATATGGCTACCACTGTTATTGTGGCAGGGGAACTTGGCTTGACGGTGAAGAATAAGTAG
- the LOC111242070 gene encoding uncharacterized protein LOC111242070 isoform X2, which yields MKRKMINGAPSSSGESGQQQSSQAPNYSRILPPTTTATRTTTPNWEILFRRLDPDLPENFAYSLKRVFFGDTGTNDFPDDKLRGKKAIRLIPLEDNEVCRLGKELFERINYSVSQYHLGVIFILAFQLKSPGDGKTERMFPAFDELGIPEDIDYFSLDRSGKLDGGYTTTIHESGEMYENAMAYSFLACSILKYFVRSVDNFSNSLQNIESGFRKFYGRDFPLGAIDMQGNTISNIHCQFIYDLMRITLYRFLYNANHRGKVNEVQSFLYDMCLEHNGMHVIPIAFKLCEAFQCLPYELLSAIYCEMYEPQIEGLKSAFTLLGSKEERAQLPTLESWK from the exons atgaagagaaaaatgataaaCGGAGCTCCGTCGAGCTCTGGGGAATCTGGGCAACAGCAAAGCTCCCAAGCTCCGAATTACTCTCGGATCCTGCCACCAACAACCACCGCCACTCGAACCACTACGCCAAATTGGGAAATCTTATTCAGGCGACTAGATCCTGACTTACCAGAGAACTTTGCATATAGTTTGAAGCGGGTCTTCTTTGGAGATACTGGAACCAATGACTTTCCAGATGACAAACTCCGAGGAAAAAAAGCCATTCGACTGATTCCGTTAGAAGATAATGAAGTGTGCCGACTTGGTAAGGAGCTTTTTGAGCGTATTAATTACTCTGTCTCACAATATCATCTtggtgttatttttattttggcaTTTCAACTGAAAAGCCCTGGAGATGGAAAAACAGAGAGAATGTTCCCAGCCTTCGATGAACTAGGGATTCCTGAAGATATCGATTACTTCTCACTTGATCGATCTGGTAAGCTTGATGGTGGTTACACAACAACTATCCATGAATCTGGAGAAATGTATGAAAATGCTATGGCATATTCGTTCTTGGCCTGTTCTATACTGAAATATTTTGTCCGGTCAGTTGATAACTTTTCCAATTCTCTCCAAAACATTGAAAGCGGTTTTCGTAAGTTTTATGGTAGAGATTTCCCTCTTGGAGCTATCGACATGCAAGGAAATACAATATCTAATATTCATTGTCAATTCATATATGATCTTATGAGAATCACTCTTTATAGGTTTTTGTACAATGCAAATCATAGAGGAAAGGTCAATGAAGTACAGAGTTTTCTATATGATATGTGTTTAGAACACAACGGTATGCATGTGATTCCCATTGCCTTCAAACTCTGTGAAGCTTTTCAATGTTTACCATATGAACTCCTATCAGCAATATACTGTGAAATGTATGAACCTCAGATAGAGGGCCTTAAATCTGCCTTCACGCTTCTTGGTAGTAAAGAGGAAAG AGCCCAGCTGCCAACTCTGGAATCGTGGAAATAA
- the LOC106767784 gene encoding uncharacterized protein LOC106767784 has translation MSPQRMMMLLSTFLILFHGDLKSSRGSPDIHDVLPEYGFPKGLLPNNVISYTLSSDASFILHLDAPCYVYWEDQLVYYNTLIKGTLTYGSVSHVSGIQAQKLFLWLPVTGIKLHQDSGTLQFFVGAFSQEFPATDFQDVPGCARTGSLLNPNLFLPL, from the coding sequence ATGTCCCCACAGAGGATGATGATGCTGTTGTCAACGTTCCTAATCCTCTTCCATGGAGATCTGAAGTCAAGCAGAGGATCTCCAGATATCCACGATGTTCTCCCTGAGTACGGTTTTCCAAAGGGTCTTCTTCCGAACAACGTCATCTCCTACACCCTCTCCTCCGACGCCTCCTTCATCCTCCACTTAGATGCTCCCTGCTACGTCTACTGGGAGGACCAGTTGGTCTACTACAACACCCTAATCAAGGGCACCCTCACCTACGGTTCCGTCTCACACGTTTCAGGGATTCAGGCCCAGAAACTATTCCTCTGGCTCCCCGTCACCGGAATCAAGCTCCACCAGGATTCCGGCACGCTTCAGTTTTTCGTCGGAGCTTTTTCGCAGGAATTCCCCGCCACCGACTTCCAAGATGTACCTGGGTGCGCCCGCACAGGATCGCTGCTCAATCCAAATCTTTTCCTTCCTCTGTAA
- the LOC106768942 gene encoding geranylgeranyl transferase type-2 subunit beta 1 isoform X1 has protein sequence MAELATEKHVRYILSVEKRKDNFESVVMEHLRMSGAYWGLTALDLLGKLDSVDVDEVTSWLLSCQHESGGFGGNIGHDPHILYTLSAVQVLALFDKMDVIDVDKVTNYIVSLQNEDGSFSGDMWGEVDTRFSYIAICCLSILHRLDKINVEKAVKYIISCKNMDGGFGCTPGGESHAGQIFCCVGALAITGSLDLVDKDLLGWWLCERQVKSGGLNGRPEKLPDVCYSWWVLSSLTMIDRVHWISKEKLIRFILDCQDTENGGISDRPDDAVDIFHTFFGVAGLSLLEYPGVKPIDPAYALPVDVVNRIFFTK, from the exons ATGGCAGAGCTGGCAACTGAGAAACATGTTCGCTACATATTATCAGTTGAAAAG AGGAAAGATAATTTTGAATCTGTGGTAATGGAGCATCTAAGAATGAGTGGGGCATACTGGGGATTGACTGCTCTGGATCTTCTGGGAAAGCTTGATAGTGTTGATGTTGATGAGGTTACTTCATGGTTGCTGAGTTGTCAACATGAGTCAG GGGGATTTGGTGGAAATATTGGTCATGATCCGCACATCCTCTATACACTAAGTGCCGTGCAGGTGTTGGCTCTCTTTGATAAGATGGATGTTATTGATGTAGATAAGGTGACAAATT ATATTGTCAGCCTGCAAAATGAAGATGGATCCTTTTCAGGGGATATGTGGGGTGAAGTTGATACACG GTTCTCATATATTGCTATTTGTTGCTTATCAATATTACATCGGTTGGATAAAATCAATGTGGAGAAAGCTGTGAAGTACATTATAAGTTGCAAAAATATGGATGGTGGTTTTGGTTGCACCCCCGGCGGGGAATCTCATGCTGGTCAAA TTTTCTGTTGTGTGGGAGCCCTTGCCATAACGGGGTCACTAGATCTTGTTGATAAGGACCTACTAGGTTGGTGGTTATGTGAGCGACAGGTTAAATCTGGAGGTCTGAATGGGCGTCCTGAGAAACTTCCTGAT GTCTGCTACTCGTGGTGGGTTCTTTCTAGCCTGACCATGATTGATAGAGTTCATTGGATCAGTAAGGAGAAGCTTATAAGGTTTATCCTAGACTGCCAG GACACAGAAAATGGTGGGATTTCAGACAGGCCAGATGATGCCGTGGATATATTTCACACATTCTTCGGGGTGGCAG gaCTTTCACTTCTTGAATATCCAGGAGTGAAACCGATAGATCCAGCTTATGCCTTACCTGTTGATGTTGTAAATCGGATTTTCTTTACGAAATAA
- the LOC111242070 gene encoding uncharacterized protein LOC111242070 isoform X1, giving the protein MKRKMINGAPSSSGESGQQQSSQAPNYSRILPPTTTATRTTTPNWEILFRRLDPDLPENFAYSLKRVFFGDTGTNDFPDDKLRGKKAIRLIPLEDNEVCRLGKELFERINYSVSQYHLGVIFILAFQLKSPGDGKTERMFPAFDELGIPEDIDYFSLDRSGKLDGGYTTTIHESGEMYENAMAYSFLACSILKYFVRSVDNFSNSLQNIESGFRKFYGRDFPLGAIDMQGNTISNIHCQFIYDLMRITLYRFLYNANHRGKVNEVQSFLYDMCLEHNGMHVIPIAFKLCEAFQCLPYELLSAIYCEMYEPQIEGLKSAFTLLGSKEERYRRQIWKAQLPTLESWK; this is encoded by the exons atgaagagaaaaatgataaaCGGAGCTCCGTCGAGCTCTGGGGAATCTGGGCAACAGCAAAGCTCCCAAGCTCCGAATTACTCTCGGATCCTGCCACCAACAACCACCGCCACTCGAACCACTACGCCAAATTGGGAAATCTTATTCAGGCGACTAGATCCTGACTTACCAGAGAACTTTGCATATAGTTTGAAGCGGGTCTTCTTTGGAGATACTGGAACCAATGACTTTCCAGATGACAAACTCCGAGGAAAAAAAGCCATTCGACTGATTCCGTTAGAAGATAATGAAGTGTGCCGACTTGGTAAGGAGCTTTTTGAGCGTATTAATTACTCTGTCTCACAATATCATCTtggtgttatttttattttggcaTTTCAACTGAAAAGCCCTGGAGATGGAAAAACAGAGAGAATGTTCCCAGCCTTCGATGAACTAGGGATTCCTGAAGATATCGATTACTTCTCACTTGATCGATCTGGTAAGCTTGATGGTGGTTACACAACAACTATCCATGAATCTGGAGAAATGTATGAAAATGCTATGGCATATTCGTTCTTGGCCTGTTCTATACTGAAATATTTTGTCCGGTCAGTTGATAACTTTTCCAATTCTCTCCAAAACATTGAAAGCGGTTTTCGTAAGTTTTATGGTAGAGATTTCCCTCTTGGAGCTATCGACATGCAAGGAAATACAATATCTAATATTCATTGTCAATTCATATATGATCTTATGAGAATCACTCTTTATAGGTTTTTGTACAATGCAAATCATAGAGGAAAGGTCAATGAAGTACAGAGTTTTCTATATGATATGTGTTTAGAACACAACGGTATGCATGTGATTCCCATTGCCTTCAAACTCTGTGAAGCTTTTCAATGTTTACCATATGAACTCCTATCAGCAATATACTGTGAAATGTATGAACCTCAGATAGAGGGCCTTAAATCTGCCTTCACGCTTCTTGGTAGTAAAGAGGAAAGGTATCGCAGACAAATATGGAA AGCCCAGCTGCCAACTCTGGAATCGTGGAAATAA
- the LOC106769465 gene encoding exonuclease V, chloroplastic, translating into MVRTSSKKIPLVILSDDENFYTEASTPSKHTPPSTSKLHRNGKSIDSVSGQAKRSLCMCSEPDIEDYGDFLRKKKKTSKADNNTLLHRFRSKKGLFVTDVTKTEWCERQMEFSLFSEEWKNKEGKPMDFGGEKRISEAMEVGRNRHVQLQLEVQTLVELEAKSAEDDMAMKLVNFINGVNQLLFDGLTRELPILSFAFAEGIWMVGKIDEVQMPKAKKDHNPILIELKTRSQDTVPSEAQKRNGRIQLMCYKYLWDNLVAHAHHDFPRKQLYDYFELNPRRALSNDLQAACKESGFTALNLGDVVRCYQNTCKMLQPCNKELVLRYESQRDHSVLVEEKITYDEGWVKSEIGSCLELWLGQREARYVAEDEQWKCGYCDFVSECQGYTDIDSESTQFESDYSSE; encoded by the coding sequence ATGGTGAGAACATCCTCCAAGAAGATCCCACTTGTCATACTAAGCGATGATGAAAACTTTTACACTGAAGCTTCTACACCCTCAAAACACACACCTCCTTCAACCTCTAAGTTGCACAGAAATGGCAAGTCAATTGACTCAGTTTCAGGTCAAGCCAAGAGAAGTCTGTGCATGTGTTCAGAACCTGATATTGAGGACTATGGCGATTTtctgaggaagaagaagaagacgagcAAAGCAGATAACAACACTTTACTCCACCGGTTTAGGAGCAAGAAAGGGTTGTTTGTCACCGATGTCACCAAAACTGAATGGTGTGAAAGGCAAATGgagttttctcttttctctgaagaatggaagaacaaaGAAGGCAAGCCAATGGATTTTGGAGGAGAAAAGAGGATCAGTGAAGCTATGGAAGTTGGTAGAAATCGACATGTTCAACTTCAACTAGAGGTTCAGACTTTGGTGGAACTGGAGGCGAAGTCAGCTGAGGACGACATGGCAATGAAACTTGTTAACTTCATAAATGGGGTGAATCAGTTGCTGTTTGATGGGTTAACACGCGAGCTTCCAATACTGAGTTTTGCTTTTGCAGAAGGCATATGGATGGTGGGAAAGATTGATGAAGTTCAAATGCCTAAAGCAAAGAAAGATCATAATCCGATACTGATTGAGTTAAAGACTCGTTCCCAAGACACGGTTCCTTCAGAAGCACAGAAAAGAAACGGAAGGATTCAGCTAATGTGTTACAAGTATTTGTGGGACAATTTAGTAGCACATGCTCATCATGATTTCCCACGCAAACAATTGtatgattattttgaattgaatcCACGTCGTGCTTTGAGTAACGATCTACAAGCAGCATGCAAAGAGTCTGGATTCACAGCACTGAATCTTGGTGATGTGGTGAGGTGTTACCAAAATACGTGCAAGATGCTGCAACCTTGTAATAAAGAGTTAGTGTTGAGATATGAGTCTCAGAGGGACCATTCGGTGCTGGTTGAAGAAAAGATTACATATGATGAGGGTTGGGTGAAGAGTGAAATAGGAAGTTGTCTTGAGTTGTGGCTTGGACAGAGAGAAGCCAGATATGTGGCTGAGGATGAGCAATGGAAGTGTGGTTACTGTGATTTTGTTTCTGAGTGTCAAGGATACACTGATATCGACAGTGAAAGCACACAATTTGAAAGTGATTACTCCAGTGAGTAG
- the LOC111242070 gene encoding uncharacterized protein LOC111242070 isoform X3, with amino-acid sequence MKRKMINGAPSSSGESGQQQSSQAPNYSRILPPTTTATRTTTPNWEILFRRLDPDLPENFAYSLKRVFFGDTGTNDFPDDKLRGKKAIRLIPLEDNEVCRLGKELFERINYSVSQYHLGVIFILAFQLKSPGDGKTERMFPAFDELGIPEDIDYFSLDRSGFCTMQIIEERSMKYRVFYMICV; translated from the exons atgaagagaaaaatgataaaCGGAGCTCCGTCGAGCTCTGGGGAATCTGGGCAACAGCAAAGCTCCCAAGCTCCGAATTACTCTCGGATCCTGCCACCAACAACCACCGCCACTCGAACCACTACGCCAAATTGGGAAATCTTATTCAGGCGACTAGATCCTGACTTACCAGAGAACTTTGCATATAGTTTGAAGCGGGTCTTCTTTGGAGATACTGGAACCAATGACTTTCCAGATGACAAACTCCGAGGAAAAAAAGCCATTCGACTGATTCCGTTAGAAGATAATGAAGTGTGCCGACTTGGTAAGGAGCTTTTTGAGCGTATTAATTACTCTGTCTCACAATATCATCTtggtgttatttttattttggcaTTTCAACTGAAAAGCCCTGGAGATGGAAAAACAGAGAGAATGTTCCCAGCCTTCGATGAACTAGGGATTCCTGAAGATATCGATTACTTCTCACTTGATCGATCTG GTTTTTGTACAATGCAAATCATAGAGGAAAGGTCAATGAAGTACAGAGTTTTCTATATGATATGTGTTTAG